A window of Pectobacterium carotovorum genomic DNA:
TCGAGAATGAAATATACCTACTTATTTAGCTGACATTTAAACGGCGTGAGCGGCCTGCGCGCGGCTTCGCAAAAGCAAATTAAAGAAGAAGACTGGAGAGGAAGCATGCCCGCAGAGAAAGACACCGGGCATGCTTACGGCGGGTTACTCCACCGATTTTAGACGGGCGACAAAGTGCCGAAGCTCGAGGGCATAGGTGAATGTTAATCCGGGCGTGTCGTAGCGTGATTTTTTTATATTCCGAATGACGAAGTAATAAATCAATCAGTAATGTTGAATGTTAAAGCGTATTTATTTTCAATAAAAAAGAATAACTCCGTTAATCTGTTTTTTCTCTTATAATTAATATTAATGTAAGAATAATGACTAAAATAATTCACTAATTTAGTGTAATGATTTTCATTCTAAATTGTTTTTTGGGGAAACTATTTTAGTTGAAATTATAGGCGGTTTTTTGTGATGGCGGTCCTATGAATAAAATTATTTTTTATAGTCCACTGTTTTTTATCTTGTGTTTAACGCACATTGTTACAACCTTTAAATATTATGTAACATGTAGCGGCGTTTTATTTTTTCTTGTTTACCAGCAATTTACTTCACAGCAATTTTTTGAATAACTCGACGGATGTAAAAATGAGCGATGTTCCTTATCAGTCAATAGCGATTTACGAAAAACCAGAACCTTGGCATGCTGCACCCGGCGTGCACAACATCAAACTGACACCCCTTTTTGTCGTTGTTTTTTCTGGTGTTTTACTACTTTTTGCCTTGGCGGTTTCCACATCGTCCTATTTTCTTAAGCAGGCTGAACAGTCGTTAAATAGTTCGACGCTGGAATTGAATGTTCGAATGGAACTTGTTGATAGTGCTAATCATATGCGTGCGGCGCGTATGAATTTGCTACATGCTGTGAATCACTTACGTAATGGTCTTACTGATAACTACAATGCGAGTATGAAAGCGGCTGAAGAACGCCTGTCGCTGTCTCAGCAAATGTTTAATGGCTATCAAAATAGGTCGGTTCGCGCTGATGTTGAACTCGCCCGCGATAACGAATTAAAAGCGCGCTATGGCGATTATGTTGAACGCGGTATTAAACCTATGTTTGACATAGCGAAGAAGGGCAATGTGGAAGAACTCAATGCGTTTGAGTCGACGACCCTGTCTAAATTGGATGATGAATATGATGTGCCGTTGAAGGCGTCCTATCTTTATCGGGTTGAGATGGCAAAAAATATTAATGTGACGGCTGAAAGGCATTCCACTCTGGGCTATACGCTCATGATAGGTGCCTTTATTCTGGCGATCGTATTAACGGGCATGACGTTCTTATTAATTCGTCGAGTCATTATTAACCCAGTGCAGTATTGGGTGTCGCGCATACAGGCAATCGCGCACGGAGATTTAACGAGCGCGAGTGTAGATGTCGGGCGGAATGAAATCGGTATTTTGGGGAAAAACATCCAGCAAATGCAGGACTCGCTCTCCGAAACGGTTGGCTCGGTACGCGACAGCGCAGAGTCGATTCACAGCAGTTCGACGAAAATTGCCGTCGGTAATACGGATTTGTCTGCACGAACTGAACAGCAGGCTGCGGCGTTGGCGGAAACGGCGGCCAGCATGGAGCAACTTACGGCTGCGGTGAAGCAGAATACCGATAATGCGCATCATGCAAGCGTTGTGGCGACGGAGACCTCAACCAAAGCGGTGAACGGTGGCAGCATTGTTGAACAGGTTGTGGGGTCTATGGCGGATATCGCCAAGAGTTCAGATAAGATTTCTGAGATTATCGCGCTCATTAACGGGATTGCATTTCAGACCAATATTCTGGCGTTGAATGCGGCGGTTGAAGCAGCGAGAGCGGGCGAGCAGGGCAAAGGCTTCGCGGTAGTTGCAGGAGAAGTGCGTAATCTGGCACAGCGCTCGGCTAACGCCGCAACGGAAATTGCAGCACTGATTAAAGAATCCGAAGCCAGAGTGACAGAGGGAACGACGCTGGCATCCGAAGCGGGTAAAGCGATGGCCGAGATTGTGGCTGAAATTAATAACGTCACCCGCATCATGAATGAGATTGCGCTGGCGTCTGATGAACAGAGCAGCGGTATCAATCAGGTGTCGTTAGCGATATCAGAAATGGATCGGGTCACGCAACAAAACGCAACGCTGGTGCTGGAGGCTTCCTCGTCTGCCGCCTCGCTGGAGCAGCAGGCCGAGCGATTGAATCTTGGCGTTTCCCGGTTTCATCTGATGTGACCCGGTTGGTAAAAAGCCAAGAGCCGTAAAAAGACAAGAATGTATCATTAATGGCCAGCGGCTTTGTCGCTGGCTTTTTTTGCAGTTTTTTCCAGCATGGGGATGTGAATCCGCTTCTGATAGAATCAGTGAACAGGTACGCTGTTTCTGGCTATCTATAAAGAAGTATGCAGATGTCGTTTCCGCCAGAGCAATTTTGTACAAATGATAAGAGGGTTAACGCGTGCAGAAAAAGCCGGTAGTGCAAGAGCAGACACATTTCAGGCATCTGGAAGCATTAGGTGGTCTGGATATGTTGCAGGCGCAGTACTATCAGCAGCGCTTTCCTCGCCATGTGCATGATACGTATTGTATCAGCGTGATTGAGCAGGGGGCTCAGCGTTTTTATCGTTCCGGTGCAGAGCATGTCGCCCCCAAAGGTGACATTATTCTGGTGAATGCTGACGATGTACACACGGGGAGTTCCGAGGTAGAAACAGGCTGGGCCTATCGCGCCATTTATCCACATCCCGATCTTTTTCGTTCGATTAATCAGGATCTTCAACGCTCGAAGGATTCCATTCCGTGGTTTCCCGACGCTGTTGTTCACGATCCAGGACTGGCAGATCAGTTGCTCATGACGTTCAATATGCTCGCTCAGCCGGGCAATATGCTCTTGAAAGAAACGCTGCTGTTGTCGTCATTAACCTGGCTGACGATGCGCTATAGCAAGACGCGCCTGACGCCACAGATACTGCCCGTTGCGACCCAAAATATACTGAATGTTAAAGCGTTTATGGACAGCTATCCTGAGAGAGAACTGGCTCTCGTTGAATTAGCCGCGCTGGCTGAACTCAGTGTGTGGCACTTCTTGCGACAGTTTAAAGCGGTGGTGGGGATTACGCCTCACGCCTACTTGATTCAGGCTCGCCTGCACAAGGCTAAGGAATTATTGCGCAAAGGCGATGCTATCCTTGATGTTTCCGTGTCGTGTGGTTTTACCGACCAGAGCCACTTCCATCGCCATTTCAAAAACTCGTTGGGGCTGACGCCTGGCGAGTTTGCTAAAGGCAACGCATAGCCCGTCATACTTCAAGTTGCATGTGCGTTGGCTGCGCTTAAATACTCGGCTCGTCGTGGGCCTCGCCCTGAAGGGCCGCTGCAAGCAGCGTTCAAATCTGCTCCCGGCAGATTTGTCACCCGAATCACTTACCTGAGTAAGCTCATCGGGATTCCTTTCCTTGCCGCCTTCCTGAAACTCGAATTATTTAGGGTATTAATAGGCTTTCCCTCTATTCCGAGGTAAGCAACTTTATCCAATACTCTTAAAAAACGGTTTGTTAGTTTTCCGCTATCGATTTATTTATGGTAGTGCAATGTTATATGGAAAACACCGTAGCCCGTTCATCGTCTGAATCAAAATACACCGTGAGTCCGTGGAAGCATTTTATGACCGGCGTGGTTGAAATGCTTCCGCTCTGTTTGTCCGTGGTGCCCTGGGGCATTCTGGCCGGTTCTATGGCTATTCAATCGGGATTATCCGTTGGGCAAAGTATCGGGATGTCCGCGATTATTTTCGCGGGAGCGGCGCAACTCGTGTCGCTTGGGTTGCTTATGTCTGGGGCGAATGTTGCGACGCTATTAATTTCCGTTTTTTTTATCACCGCACAGCACCTGATATATGGCCTGACGCTGCGTGAATATGTTTCAACGTTGAAATTAAGAAAACGGCTTCCTATCGGGTTTTTATTATCGGATGAGCTTTTTGCACTTAGTGAAAAGAAAGACAGGAAGAACAACGTTAGCACCAGCTATTTAATCGGTGCGGGTTTCACCTTTTATATTTTCTGGAATATTTTCAGTATTCTTGGCGTGGTCATGGCGTCATCTGTGCCCGATTTGGATAAGTATCACCTTGATTACTCTATCGTTGCCACGTTTATCACCATCGTTGTACCGATGATAAAGAAGATCAGCACCTTCTCTGGCGTCCTGTTTTCTCTGCTGCTGTCGATGCTATTGAGCTATTTCAAGGTAGAAGGTGCCATTGCTATTGCCGGTGTCGGCGGCATGTTTTTCTCTGTTCTCATCGCATCTGTGCTTAAGGAAGAAAAATGAGCTGGTTATTGATATTCGTTCTGGCAGGGATCGTGTTTTTTAATCGCTATATCTTTCTTGAACCCGCGGTGCCGGTAAAAATCCCGGTTTTACTCCATCGGGCGTTAAAGTATTCAGCACCTTGTTTACTCACTGCGATTTGCGGACCGATTATTTTGATGGACCACGGCGTTATTCGCGCATTTCCTGATAATCCGTATTTTCTCGGCGCGATAGTGAGTGTCGTGATTTCATTCTTTATCAGAAATATAGTGGTTGCGGTCCTCTTGAGTATGTTGGCTTTTTATCTCATTGCTGGGTTGCTGTAATCCACGTCATTCTTCCAAAAGAAAAAGCCCGCAATAAAGTGCGGACTCAGACTGTTGACAAACCTATTTGCCGAACGAAAACGGGAGTAACGGAATAGAAGAGTAAAGCGTTTGCGCCATGGATGGCGCAAGCCGAGCGCACAGGGATGTGTTTACAGCGTCTTTACGATCTATCCGTTACTGCCGCTCAATGAGCTTTGTTAGCCCCCAAAGCCCGCAAGGAAGCGCGGGCTTCGGGCTATCCGTAATACTTTAATCAGTTCAAAAAGGCTGGCTGATTCTTTTCATACTCGGTGATAGACGCTTCGTGTTGCAGCGTCAGGCCGATGCTGTCTAACCCGTTGATCATGCAGTGACGGCGGAAGCTGTCGATTTCGAACGGATAGCTTTTGCTGCCCGCCTGAACGACCTGATTTTCCAGATCTACCGTGAAGGTAATACCTTCTTGCCCGTCAACCAGCTTGAACAGCTCGTCCACTTCTTCATCGCTCAACTTCACCGGCAGCAGCTGGTTGTTAAACGAGTTGCCGTAGAAAATATCAGCGAAGCTTGGGGCGATAACGACTTTGAAGCCGTAATCGGTCAGCGCCCACGGTGCGTGCTCACGGGAAGAACCGCAGCCGAAGTTTTCCCGCGCCAGCAGGATACTCGCCCCTTTGTAATGCGGCTTGTTCAGCACAAACTCAGGGTTGGGTTGTTGGCCCGCATCGTCCAGAAAACGCCAGTCGTGGAACAGGTGTTGGCCGAAACCGGTACGCGTCACCTTTTGCAGAAACTGCTTGGGAATGATGGCGTCGGTATCGACGTTAGCGGCATCCAGAGGAACCACCAGACCTGTGTGTTGGGTAAATTTAGCCATGTCGGTTTCTCTCTTAATTCAACTCGCGGACGTCGGCAAAGCGACCCGTCACTGCCGCTGCCGCAGCCATTGCCGGGCTGACCAGATGGGTGCGACCCGCGCGGCCCTGACGGCCTTCAAAGTTACGGTTGCTGGTTGATGCACAACGCTCGCCGGGGTTCAGGCGGTCATTATTCATCGCCAGACACATAGAACAGCCCGGTAAACGCCACTCAAAGCCCGCCTCGATGAACACTTTATCCAGCCCTTCCAGCTCCGCCATCGTTTTTACCGGACCGGAGCCAGGTACGACGATAGCCTGAACGCCAGCGGCAACTTTGCGCCCTTTGGCGATTTCTGCTGCTGCGCGCAAATCTTCAATGCGCGAGTTGGTGCAGGAACCAATGAAGACTTTATCGATCTTCACGTCGGTCAGTTTAATGCCGGGTTGCAGATCCATATAGGCCAGTGCTTTGGCCGCGGAGGCGCGTTCTACCGGATCGCTGAAAGAGTCAGGGCTAGGGATTTCCTGATTGACGGCGATAACCTGACCGGGGTTAGTACCCCAGGTAACCTGCGGCGCGATCTGCGCGGCGTCCAGCGTGACGATCGTATCGAACTGCGCGTCATCATCGGATTTCAGCGTGCTCCAGTACGCAACAGCGGCATCCCAGTTGGCATCTTTCGGTGCAAACTGGCGGCCTTTCAGGTAGTTGAAGGTTGTCTCGTCCGGCGCGACCAGACCTGCTTTCGCACCCATCTCAATCGCCATATTACACAGCGTCATGCGGCCTTCCATGCTCAGCGCACGAATAGCTGTACCGCAGAATTCAACCACATGACCGGTGCCGCCTGCGCTACCGGTTTTACCGATGATCGCCAGCACGATGTCTTTCGCGGTGATGCCGTGTGGTGCATCGCCGGTGACTTCAATCTTCATGGTTTTAGCGCGACCCTGTTTCAGGGTTTGCGTTGCCAGCACATGTTCCACTTCCGACGTACCGATACCGAAAGCCAGTGAGCCAAACGCGCCGTGCGTTGCCGTGTGTGAGTCACCGCAGACGATGGTCATACCCGGCAGCGTCATCCCTTGTTCAGGGCCGATAACGTGAACAATGCCCTGATACGGGTGGTTCAGGTCATACAGTTGAACGCCGAATTCTGCACAGTTCTTGATTAACTCCTGCATCTGAATGCGGGCCATCTCGCCACTGGCGTTGATGTCTTTGGTTTGCGTGGACACGTTGTGGTCCATGGTCGCGAAGGTTTTCCCCGGTTGACGAACCTTACGGCCCATCGCTCGCAGGCCGTCGAAGGCCTGTGGGGAAGTCACTTCGTGTACCAGATGTCTGTCGATATACAGCAGCGGCGTTTCGTTCGGCGCTTCATGAACCACGTGCGCTTCGAACAATTTTTGATATAACGTCTTACCCATGGTTATGCCCCTTGCGCGACAAAACGCGCAATCACGTCGCCCATTTCATTGGTACCGATCGCGCTGCCGGTGCTTGCCAAATCGGCGGTGCGATAGCCTTCAGCCAGTGCGGTATTAACGGCTTTTTCGATCGCCTCTGCGGCATCGTCTGCACCCAGGCTGTAGCGCAGCAGCAGTGCCAGCGACAGAATCTGTGCAATCGGGTTGGCAATATCTTTACCAGCGATATCTGGTGCGGAACCGCCAGCAGGTTCGTACAGGCCAAAGCCTTGCTCGTTCAGGCTGGCAGAAGGCAGCATGCCCATTGAGCCGGTAATCATGGCGCACTCGTCGGACAGAATGTCACCGAACAGGTTAGAACACAGCATCACGTCAAACTGAGACGGATCCTTAATTAACTGCATCGTTGCGTTATCGATATACAGGTGAGACAGCTTCACATCGGGATAGTGCTGTGCGACTTCGTTGACTATCTCGCGCCACAGAATCGAGCTTTGCAGCACGTTGGCTTTATCGATAGAGGTCACGATGCTGCGACGCTTGCGAGCGGATTCAAACGCGATGTGCGCGATGCGCTCAATCTCGAAACGGTGATAGACCTCGGTATCGAAAGCGCGCTCATACTGACCGCTACCTTCACGACCTTTTGGCTGGCCGAAGTAGATGCCGCCCGTCAGTTCGCGGACGCACAGGATATCAAAGCCCTTCGCGGCGATATCACTGCGCAGCGGGCAAAACGCTTCCAGTCCCTGATACAGGCGAGCAGGACGCAGGTTGCTGAACAGTTTGAAGTGTTTACGCAGAGGCAATAACGCACCGCGCTCCGGCTGCTCTGCCGGTGGCAGGTGTTCCCATTTCGGGCCGCCAACGGAACCAAACAGAATCGCATCGGCCTGCTCACAACCCGCGACGGTCGCCTGCGGCAGCGGCGTGCCCTGACGGTCAATGGCGATGCCGCCAACGTCATATTCGCTGGTGGTAATGCGGATGCCAAAACGCTGACGTACCGCATCCAGTACTTTATGGGCCTGTGCCATTACTTCTGGGCCAATGCCGTCTCCGGGTAAAACGGCGATATGGTAGCTCTTTGTCATCACACTGTTTCCTGACTGTTTTGTTGTTTGCTATCGTTTTGTTGTTGGTTACTGTGCTGCTGCAGACGTTGAATTTCTTTTTCTACCTGCTGAGCACGTTTGATGTTGTTTAATACATTTACCATTGCCTGCGCGGAAGATTCAACGATATCCGTTGCCAGACCGACGCCGTGGAAACGACGCCCTTGATAGTCCGCGACAATATCAACCTGACCCAGCGCATCACGGCCCTGACCTTTGGCGGTCAGTTGGTATTTAACCAGCGAAACTTGATAACCCGTAATGCGGTTGATCGCCTGATAAACGGCATCCACCGGGCCATTGCCTGTCGCGGCTTCTGACTGGATTTCTTCGCCGCAGATCAGTTTGACAGAGGCGGTTGCCATCACGCTGGAGCCGGACTGAACGCTGAAATAATCCAGATGGTAGAACTCAGGCTCTTCCTGCTGACGGCTGATAAAGGCCAACGCTTCCAGATCGTAATCAAAGACCTGACCTTTCTTATCCGCCAGTTTCAGGAAGGCAGAGTACAAATCGTCCAGATTGTAGTCGCTGTCCTGATAGCCCATCTCTTCCATGCGGTGTTTCACCGCCGCGCGACCAGAACGGGAAGTCAGGTTCAACTGTACTTCTTTCAGGCCGATGGATTCCGGCGTCATGATTTCGTAGTTTTCACGGTTCTTCAGCACGCCATCCTGGTGAATACCAGAGGAGTGGGCGAAGGCGTTGGCACCCACAACCGCTTTGTTGGCAGGAATGGGCATATTGCAAATCTGGCTGACCAGCTGGCTGGTACGGTAGATTTCCTGATGATTGATGTTGGTGTGCACATTCAGGATGTTATGGCGGGTTTTGATCGCCATGATGACTTCTTCCAGTGAACAGTTACCCGCACGTTCGCCGATACCGTTCAATGTGCCTTCTACCTGACGAGCACCTGCATGCACCGCTGCCATGGCGTTGCCGACGGCCAAGCCCAGATCGTCGTGAGTGTGAACAGAAATGATAGCTTTATCGATGTTGGGAACGTGTTGGTACAGAGAGGCGATGATATTGCCGAACTCATGCGGCATGGTGTAGCCGACGGTGTCTGGGATATTAATCGTGCGAGCACCGGCGTTGATGGCGGCTTCAACCACGCGACACAGGTCTGGGATTGGCGTACGACCCGCATCTTCGCAGGAAAATTCAACGTCGTCTGTGTAGTTACGCGCGCGTTTGATCATGTAAATGGCGCGTTCGATCACTTCATCCAGCGTGCTGCGCAGCTTGGTGGCGATGTGCATCGGTGAGGTCGCGATAAAGGTGTGAATACGGAAAGCTTCTGCGACACGCAGCGCTTCTGCGGCGACATCGATGTCTTTCTCAACACAGCGGGTCAGGCCACACACACGACTATTTTTGATGTTGCGGGCAATCGTCTGAACGGATTCAAAGTCGCCGGGAGAGGATACAGGAAAGCCAACTTCCATGACATCAACGCCCATACGCTCCAGGGCGAAGGCAATTTGCAGCTTTTCTTTTACACTCAGACTCGCCTGTAAAGCCTGTTCACCATCGCGTAATGTGGTATCAAAAATAATGACTTGCTCGCTCATCGGTTTAGTTCCTTGTCGTGTCTACTTGTACTTAGCGCTCGGCGAGTAAAAAAAAACCCGCGCATCGGCGCGGGTTTTTGTATCGTGTGGCGAGAAACTTAGTTCTGAACTCTGCCCACAAACCTACCGCGCAAGAAGGATGCGTTTAGTAGTAGGCCTAGTAGGACAGTAAAGTTGAACATGGTGTCTCGTCATCTGAAATTCGGTGTTCCTTTATTGGTACGCGATTACCAGGGTTATGTCAACTGTTGATTGGTGTGACATGCGTCAAGTAAACCAGCGATAGCCTGCGCCGAATGAACGAAAGATCGTTGCGGTTTTGAACAATGACGGTAGACTGCACGCCAAATAATGTACAGCTGTACGCTGAAATGCTGTCAAATTCTTCCCCCTTAGAAATTCTTTTACAGATGAATAATCATTTACAGCCATACCATGTGGTGCACCGGGTCCAAGATCAAATCAATCACTGCGCAGGCCGTATTACGTTGCGCGAGTGGACGCCTGCGGGCGAACAGCAGCTCACCTGGACACAGGCCGGGCAGCGCATTCAGCGCATTGCCAGCGCGCTCTTAGCGCTGGGGCTGGATGTTCAGGAACGGGTTGCGATTTTCTCTCATAATTCAATGAACTGGTCGCTGGCCGATCTGGCATTGCTGCACCTGCGGGCGATTAGCGTGCCAATCTATGCCACGAATACGGCGGCACAGGCGGCATTCATTATCAATGATGCGGACATCCGTACGATATTCGTTGGCGGTCAGGAACAGTTGGATGCGCTGCTGGCGCTGCGCGATACCTGCCCACAGCTGCGAAACATCATCGTGATGGATGAAGGTGTTAACCTGCGCGGCAGCGACATTGTGCAATCGCTGCGCGAGTTTGAAGCGCAGGCGGTAGACGATTTCTGGCGTGAGGAATGGCAAACGCGCATCGACAGCCGCGATCTCAACGATCTGTTTACGCTGATTTATACCTCTGGCACCACTGGTGAACCGAAAGGCGTCATGCTGGATTACACCAACATGGCGATGCAGTTAAAGCTGCACGACGATCGTCTGGATATGTCAGAAAACGACGTATCGCTCAGTTTCTTGCCGCTTTCTCACGTATTTGAGCGCGCATGGAGCTTTGTCATTATACACCGTGGCGCGCAGAACGTGTATCTCAGTGATACGAATCTGGTGCGTGCCGCGATGCAGGCGGTGAAGCCTACCGTGATGTGTGCCGTACCGCGTTTTTATGAGAAAGTTTACAGCGCAGTCCATGAAAAAGTGGCGCAGGCACCGTGGTATCGCCAGTGTCTATTTAACTGGGCTCTTGCGCAGGGGCAACACGCTTTTCTGGCTAGCCAGGCCGCGAAGAAGGGTGGTCTTTTCCGCCGCGTGATGCATCGCTATGCAGACCGACTGGTGTTAGGGAAACTGCGCCAACTGCTGGGGGGCGAGATTCGCTTTATGCCAGCTGCGGGCGCGCGATTGGATGACAACATCATTCTGTTTTTCCGGTCGATTGGGATTCGCATCATCTATGGCTACGGCATGACTGAAACCTGTGCGACGGTTTCCTGCTGGGAAGAAGGCCGCTTCCGCTTAGGTTCTATTGGTACGCCGCTGCCGGGCATTGAGGTCCGTATTGGCGAGGAAAAAGAGATTCAGGTACGTGGTGCGACCATCATGCGGGGCTATTTCCACCGTCCGCAGGAAACCGCAGAAACCTTTACCGAAGATGGCTGGTTGAAAACCGGCGATGCGGGGGAACTGGATGCCAACGGTAACCTGTTTATTACCGAACGATTGAAAGATCTGATGAAAACTTCGGGCGGTAAATATATCGCACCGCAGCATCTGGAAGGCACGCTGGGGCAGGATCGCTTCATTGAACAGGTTGCGATTATTGCGGACACGCGTAAGTACGTGTCTGCGCTGATTGTTCCCTGTTTCGAGGCGCTGGAAGAATACGCTCACTCCATCAATCTGAAGTACCACGATCGCCTGGAGCTACTGCGCCACAGCCATATTATTGAGCTGTTCGAGCAGCGTCTGCGGGAGATGCAGAAAGAGCTTTCCCGCGTTGAGCAGGTGAAGAAATTCACGCTATTGCCTGTGCCGTTTTCGATGGCGGAAGGGGAATTGACGCCAACGCTCAAGCTGCGCAGAAAGATCATCAACCAGCGTTACCAACTGGAAATTGATGCGATGTACGCAGAGTCTTGATGCTGTCGTAGGCCGAGAAGCGCGTTTCCTGAAAAGAAATGTGATTTTCGGCCTCAATATTTCACTCTGTAATTTGTGGCCTTTATGGACGATCTCTCAGGTCTGAAGGTTCCCAGTTAGTATTTTATCTCAGTTCCTTTTTCCCCCACGTTCGATTTCCCCTAGGCCTGATTAAGGGCGGTGGTTTTTTGCCGTTTGTCTGCGCCATAATCTGGCGTTATGTTAATGGGTTATTAGCAATCCCTATAATATTTCGTATTCTTGTCTATCCGTCATACTTCAAGTTGCATGTATGTTGGCTGCGTTTAGTCACCCGAATCACTTACTTGAGTAAGCTCATCGGGATTCCTTCTCTTGCCGCCTTCCTGAAACTCGAACTATTTAGGATATACTAAAAATTAGCAGTATTAATACAATGTGAGCGCGGGGATTTCCCCGGTCAATACAGAAGCGGATTCCGCTTTCTGAACAAAAGAGGCAGACCCATGGAGATGTTGTCAGGCGCCGAAATGGTGGTCCGATCGTTGATCGATCAGGGCGTAAAACATGTGTTCGGTTATCCGGGCGGTGCGGTGCTGGATATTTACGACGCCCTGCATACGGTTGGCGGTATCGAGCATATTTTGGTGCGGCATGAGCAAGGTGCGGTACATATGGCGGATGGCTATGCGCGTGCGACGGGTGAGGTCGGCGTCGTGCTGGTCACGTCTGGTCCCGGTGCGACCAACGCGATTACCGGTATCGCGACTGCCTATATGGACTCCATTCCTATGGTGGTGTTGTCCGGTCAGGTTGCAACTTCGCTGATTGGCTACGATTCCTTTCAGGAATGCGACACGGTGGGGATTTCCCGGCCTATCGTTAAGCACAGTTTTCTGGTCAAGAAAGCGGAAGATGTCCCGACAATTCTGAAAAAAGCATTTTATCTGGCATCAACCGGACGTCCGGGGCCTGTGGTGGTCGATCTGCCGAAAGACATCATGAATCCGGCGAATAAGCTGCCGTACGTTTACCCCGAAAGCATCAGCATGCGTTCCTATAGCCCAACGGTTCAAGGGCACAAAGGGCAGATTCGTCGCGCGCTGCAAACCCTGTTGGCAGCAGAAAAGCCGATTATTTACAGCGGTGGCGGTGTGATTAACGCGGAGTGCCACGAAGAACTGCTGATGCTGGCGGAAAAACTTAACCTGCCAGTGACAACCTCTCTGATGGGGCTGGGCGGTTTTCCCGGAACGCACCGTCAATGCCTCGGCATGTTGGGGATGCACGGGACGTATGAAGCCAATACGGCGATGCACAACGCCGATGTGATTTTCGCCGTAG
This region includes:
- a CDS encoding long-chain fatty acid--CoA ligase translates to MNNHLQPYHVVHRVQDQINHCAGRITLREWTPAGEQQLTWTQAGQRIQRIASALLALGLDVQERVAIFSHNSMNWSLADLALLHLRAISVPIYATNTAAQAAFIINDADIRTIFVGGQEQLDALLALRDTCPQLRNIIVMDEGVNLRGSDIVQSLREFEAQAVDDFWREEWQTRIDSRDLNDLFTLIYTSGTTGEPKGVMLDYTNMAMQLKLHDDRLDMSENDVSLSFLPLSHVFERAWSFVIIHRGAQNVYLSDTNLVRAAMQAVKPTVMCAVPRFYEKVYSAVHEKVAQAPWYRQCLFNWALAQGQHAFLASQAAKKGGLFRRVMHRYADRLVLGKLRQLLGGEIRFMPAAGARLDDNIILFFRSIGIRIIYGYGMTETCATVSCWEEGRFRLGSIGTPLPGIEVRIGEEKEIQVRGATIMRGYFHRPQETAETFTEDGWLKTGDAGELDANGNLFITERLKDLMKTSGGKYIAPQHLEGTLGQDRFIEQVAIIADTRKYVSALIVPCFEALEEYAHSINLKYHDRLELLRHSHIIELFEQRLREMQKELSRVEQVKKFTLLPVPFSMAEGELTPTLKLRRKIINQRYQLEIDAMYAES
- the leuA gene encoding 2-isopropylmalate synthase, with protein sequence MSEQVIIFDTTLRDGEQALQASLSVKEKLQIAFALERMGVDVMEVGFPVSSPGDFESVQTIARNIKNSRVCGLTRCVEKDIDVAAEALRVAEAFRIHTFIATSPMHIATKLRSTLDEVIERAIYMIKRARNYTDDVEFSCEDAGRTPIPDLCRVVEAAINAGARTINIPDTVGYTMPHEFGNIIASLYQHVPNIDKAIISVHTHDDLGLAVGNAMAAVHAGARQVEGTLNGIGERAGNCSLEEVIMAIKTRHNILNVHTNINHQEIYRTSQLVSQICNMPIPANKAVVGANAFAHSSGIHQDGVLKNRENYEIMTPESIGLKEVQLNLTSRSGRAAVKHRMEEMGYQDSDYNLDDLYSAFLKLADKKGQVFDYDLEALAFISRQQEEPEFYHLDYFSVQSGSSVMATASVKLICGEEIQSEAATGNGPVDAVYQAINRITGYQVSLVKYQLTAKGQGRDALGQVDIVADYQGRRFHGVGLATDIVESSAQAMVNVLNNIKRAQQVEKEIQRLQQHSNQQQNDSKQQNSQETV